The Labeo rohita strain BAU-BD-2019 chromosome 19, IGBB_LRoh.1.0, whole genome shotgun sequence genome window below encodes:
- the mrpl53 gene encoding 39S ribosomal protein L53, mitochondrial encodes MAASRGAVVLKTVKKIIVQFCPFESNVRSTREFLIMVGSEKARATNMNCEVITEVKHDRSEPTIDITFLDGERLVMKGSKLTTQEMLSALQNRCSAKDPQAKAGDKK; translated from the exons ATGGCGGCGTCCAGGGGAGCAGTAGTGTTAAAGACGGTTAAGAAAATTATTGTACAGTTTTGCCCGTTTGAATCTAATGTTCGCTCCACAAG AGAGTTTCTCATTATGGTCGGGTCTGAAAAAGCCAGAGCCACAAATATGAACTGTGAAGTTATTACAGAAGTAAAGCATGACCGATCAGAGCCTACGATTGACATCACATTCT TGGATGGAGAGAGGCTGGTGATGAAGGGATCCAAATTAACCACTCAAGAAATGCTTTCAGCCTTACAGAACCGATGCAGTGCTAAAGATCCTCAAGCTAAAGCAGGAGACAAGAAATAA
- the fabp4a gene encoding fatty acid binding protein 4a: MVDKFVGTWKMTSSENFDEYMKALGVGFATRQVGNRTKPNLVVCVDDQGLICMKSQSTFKTTEIKFKLNESFEEITADDRKTTTVMTLENGKLVQKQTWDGKESTIEREVTDGKLVAKCVMGDVVAVRTYVKEA; this comes from the exons ATGGTTGACAAATTCGTGGGAACATGGAAGATGACCTCCAGCGAGAACTTTGACGAGTACATGAAGGCTCTAG gTGTTGGTTTCGCTACTCGCCAGGTGGGAAACCGGACCAAACCCAACCTGGTCGTGTGTGTGGATGATCAGGGGCTCATATGCATGAAGTCGCAGAGCACCTTCAAAACCACTGAGATCAAATTTAAACTCAACGAGTCATTCGAGGAGATCACCGCGGATGATAGAAAGACTACG ACTGTCATGACTCTTGAGAACGGCAAACTTGTGCAGAAACAGACCTGGGATGGCAAAGAGTCGACGATAGAGAGGGAGGTGACGGATGGGAAATTAGTAGCT AAATGTGTAATGGGTGATGTGGTGGCTGTGAGGACGTATGTGAAGGAGGCATAA